A window of the Nisaea acidiphila genome harbors these coding sequences:
- the araD gene encoding L-arabinonate dehydratase, translated as MSDHKKKPEDLRSHRWYGVQDLRAFGHRSRTMQMGYDAEDWTGKPVIGIINTWSDINQCHVHFKERVADVKRGVLQAGGFPIELPAISLSEPLVKPTTMLYRNLLAIETEELIRSHPVDAVVLMGGCDKTTPGLLMGAISMDLPTIFFPAGPMLRGNWKGVKLGSGSDTWKYYDDLRAGKITQQDWNEVEEGIARSFGHCMTMGTASTMTSIAEALGFVLPGGASIPAPDSNHIRLAAQCGRRIVEMAWEDLKPSDILTRDSFENCIAAAMAMGCSTNAIIHVVAMGRRAGFDIGLEDFDRIGRDVPVVANIRPNGDTYLMEDFYYAGGLKAMLKTIEPHLKSDALTVTGRSIGENIASAQVYDSDVIRPLDNPIYESGALVVLKGNLAPDGCVMKVSAMDSRFLKHTGPALVFDDYPAMKAAIADENLDATEDTVLILRNAGPKGGPGMPEWGMLPVPTKLVKQGVRDMLRMSDARMSGTSYGACILHVAPEAYIGGPLALVQTGDMITVDVEKRLIQMEVDDAELERRRAAWKPLAPRYERGYGWMFSQHILQADSGCDFDYLETDFGAPVDEPAIF; from the coding sequence ATGAGTGACCACAAGAAGAAACCCGAGGACCTGCGCAGCCACCGCTGGTACGGCGTCCAGGACCTGCGCGCCTTCGGGCACCGCTCGCGCACCATGCAGATGGGCTACGACGCGGAGGACTGGACCGGCAAGCCGGTGATCGGGATCATCAATACCTGGTCGGACATCAACCAGTGCCATGTGCATTTCAAGGAGCGCGTCGCCGATGTGAAACGCGGCGTGCTTCAGGCGGGCGGCTTTCCGATCGAACTGCCGGCGATCTCGCTCTCCGAGCCGCTGGTGAAGCCAACCACCATGCTCTACCGCAACCTGCTCGCCATCGAGACCGAGGAGCTGATCCGCTCGCACCCCGTGGACGCCGTCGTCCTCATGGGCGGCTGCGACAAGACCACGCCGGGCCTGCTGATGGGCGCGATCTCGATGGATCTGCCGACGATCTTCTTCCCGGCCGGCCCGATGCTGCGCGGCAACTGGAAGGGCGTGAAGCTCGGCAGCGGGTCCGATACCTGGAAATACTACGACGACCTCAGGGCCGGAAAGATCACCCAGCAGGACTGGAACGAGGTCGAGGAAGGCATCGCGCGCTCCTTCGGCCACTGCATGACCATGGGCACGGCGAGCACAATGACTTCGATCGCCGAGGCGCTCGGCTTCGTCCTACCGGGCGGCGCCTCGATCCCGGCCCCCGATTCCAACCATATCCGGCTCGCCGCCCAGTGCGGCCGGCGGATCGTAGAGATGGCCTGGGAGGATCTGAAGCCGAGCGACATCCTGACCCGCGATTCCTTCGAGAACTGTATCGCGGCCGCCATGGCCATGGGCTGCTCGACCAACGCCATCATCCATGTGGTGGCGATGGGCCGGCGGGCCGGCTTCGATATCGGGCTGGAGGATTTCGACCGGATCGGCCGCGACGTGCCAGTCGTCGCCAATATCCGGCCGAACGGCGATACCTACCTGATGGAGGATTTCTATTACGCGGGCGGTCTGAAGGCGATGCTCAAGACCATCGAGCCGCACCTGAAGAGCGACGCGCTGACCGTTACCGGCAGGAGTATCGGCGAAAACATCGCGAGCGCGCAGGTCTATGACAGCGACGTCATCCGCCCGCTCGACAATCCGATCTACGAGAGCGGCGCCCTCGTCGTGCTGAAAGGCAATCTCGCGCCCGACGGCTGCGTGATGAAGGTCTCGGCCATGGACAGCCGGTTCCTGAAACATACCGGCCCGGCATTGGTGTTCGACGACTACCCCGCGATGAAAGCCGCCATTGCCGACGAGAACCTGGACGCGACGGAGGACACGGTCCTGATCTTGCGCAATGCCGGGCCGAAAGGCGGGCCGGGCATGCCGGAATGGGGCATGCTGCCGGTCCCGACCAAGTTGGTGAAACAGGGCGTGCGCGACATGCTGCGCATGTCGGACGCGCGCATGAGCGGCACCAGCTACGGCGCCTGCATCCTGCATGTCGCGCCGGAGGCCTATATCGGCGGACCGCTCGCGCTGGTGCAGACGGGCGACATGATCACCGTCGATGTCGAGAAACGCCTGATCCAGATGGAAGTCGACGACGCGGAACTGGAACGGCGCCGGGCGGCGTGGAAGCCCCTCGCGCCGCGCTACGAGCGCGGCTACGGCTGGATGTTCTCCCAGCACATCCTGCAGGCCGATTCCGGCTGCGACTTCGACTACCTCGAAACCGATTTCGGCGCCCCCGTCGACGAACCCGCCATCTTCTGA
- a CDS encoding TRAP transporter large permease subunit, with product MTGFTETMVGAPAGAAFGRSVDHVSRFLGLAVSNLYLLAAACTLWEVIARYIFNSPTQWVFEVVMVLCASAWMLSAGFVTLRKRHIGITVFYLMASERVRWWLDLFAMVVGIFALYMLVSDTLIRALESIDLTERGGTAWNSPLPMVLKTVLVSGLFLYLVQLLVNLTRHFRTKPLQFATLAVLTLICLRLLVQIFGHYGGVESTWYILEESLAEHAGTVVDRFHVDRDEIGIATISLAIVAALLVLMMTGMPLGIVTLIISVMCALMFYGTTGMYLVSTNAMDLLEKYPLVAVPFFVLMASILERAGIAQDLFDAMSIFAGGLRGGVALQTTIVAVILAAMSGVMGGEIVMLGLVALPQMLRLGYDRKLTIGLICASGALATLIPPSIVMIVYGLSANVGIGDLFSAGFVPGLMLAAFYVTFVLLRCNLNPALAPTAAEIAERTGQETKLGKHQIWAVALCIMLIVCVMGSIYGGITSVTEAAAVGVFGAIVVAAVRFQFNYPLIRDCLANTMSVVGTIIWLILGAVAFVGLYNLIGGADFMRDLIKGAGLGALGTIFVMMAILVILGTFMEWIAIIFITVPVFAPVVRDLAPELGMDPEWAAVWFGILFVMNIQIYFLSPPFGPACFWLKSVAPRDVTLQEIFVSVIPFIGLQIIGMLLVMFFPQIALWMPQLLN from the coding sequence ATGACCGGATTCACGGAAACTATGGTTGGAGCGCCGGCCGGAGCGGCATTCGGACGATCAGTCGATCACGTAAGCCGTTTCCTTGGCCTGGCGGTCAGCAACCTCTACCTGCTCGCGGCTGCATGCACCCTCTGGGAAGTGATCGCGCGCTACATCTTCAACAGCCCCACGCAGTGGGTGTTCGAAGTCGTGATGGTGCTCTGCGCCTCGGCCTGGATGCTGTCTGCCGGGTTCGTCACCCTGCGCAAACGGCATATCGGCATCACCGTCTTCTACCTGATGGCCTCCGAGCGGGTGCGCTGGTGGCTCGACCTCTTCGCCATGGTGGTCGGCATATTCGCGCTCTACATGCTGGTCTCCGACACGCTGATCCGCGCCCTTGAGAGCATCGACCTTACCGAGCGGGGCGGCACCGCCTGGAACTCGCCGCTGCCGATGGTGCTGAAGACCGTTCTGGTAAGCGGCCTCTTCCTTTACCTCGTCCAGCTCCTGGTCAATCTCACGCGGCATTTCCGCACCAAGCCGCTGCAATTCGCCACGCTCGCCGTATTGACGCTGATCTGCCTCAGGCTGCTCGTCCAGATCTTCGGCCACTACGGCGGGGTCGAGAGCACCTGGTACATTCTTGAGGAATCCCTGGCTGAGCATGCCGGCACCGTTGTCGACCGCTTCCATGTCGACCGGGACGAGATCGGCATCGCGACGATCTCGCTCGCCATCGTCGCCGCGCTGCTCGTTCTCATGATGACCGGTATGCCGCTCGGCATCGTGACGCTGATCATCTCAGTGATGTGCGCGCTGATGTTCTACGGCACCACGGGCATGTACCTGGTCTCGACCAACGCGATGGACCTGCTGGAAAAGTACCCGCTGGTCGCGGTCCCGTTCTTCGTGCTGATGGCCTCGATCCTGGAACGGGCCGGGATAGCGCAGGACCTGTTCGACGCGATGTCGATCTTCGCCGGCGGCCTGCGCGGCGGCGTCGCCCTGCAGACCACCATCGTCGCGGTCATTCTCGCCGCCATGTCCGGCGTGATGGGCGGCGAGATCGTGATGCTCGGCCTCGTCGCGCTACCGCAGATGCTGCGGCTCGGCTACGACCGCAAGCTGACCATCGGCCTGATCTGCGCCTCCGGCGCGCTCGCCACCCTGATCCCGCCCTCGATCGTCATGATCGTCTACGGACTCAGCGCCAATGTCGGCATCGGCGACCTGTTCTCCGCGGGCTTCGTCCCGGGGCTCATGCTGGCCGCCTTCTACGTCACCTTCGTACTTCTGCGCTGTAACCTGAACCCGGCCCTGGCCCCGACGGCGGCGGAGATCGCGGAACGGACCGGGCAGGAGACCAAGCTCGGCAAGCACCAGATCTGGGCGGTCGCGCTCTGCATCATGCTCATCGTCTGCGTCATGGGCTCGATCTATGGCGGCATCACCAGTGTAACAGAGGCCGCCGCGGTCGGTGTCTTCGGCGCCATCGTGGTCGCGGCCGTGCGGTTCCAGTTCAACTACCCGCTGATCCGGGACTGCCTCGCCAACACCATGTCGGTGGTCGGCACAATCATCTGGCTGATCCTCGGCGCCGTCGCCTTCGTCGGGCTCTACAACCTGATCGGCGGCGCGGACTTCATGCGCGATCTGATCAAGGGCGCCGGTCTCGGCGCGCTGGGCACGATCTTCGTGATGATGGCGATCCTGGTCATTCTCGGCACTTTCATGGAGTGGATCGCGATCATTTTCATCACCGTGCCCGTCTTCGCCCCGGTGGTGAGGGACCTGGCGCCGGAACTCGGCATGGATCCGGAATGGGCCGCGGTCTGGTTCGGCATCCTGTTCGTGATGAACATCCAGATCTACTTCCTCAGCCCGCCCTTCGGCCCGGCCTGTTTCTGGCTGAAATCGGTCGCGCCGCGGGACGTCACGCTGCAGGAAATCTTCGTCAGCGTTATTCCCTTCATCGGCCTGCAGATCATCGGCATGCTGCTGGTCATGTTCTTCCCGCAGATCGCGCTCTGGATGCCGCAGCTGCTGAATTGA
- a CDS encoding TRAP transporter substrate-binding protein, with protein MIKKSFMALAIAATALTAAADGAIAKTLKVQASSKAGDWAHRFMTDDWAPKLGEMTGGKVGIEVLPTKAVVPHRETIDAVANGILDGDLNAVSYFSGRDPAFAVIGDLIAGYDTVDQVRTFCMHGGGKEILQKLYDKYTKGKVHVVGCGPYAKEAFVSTIPIKTVADMKGVKVRSPEGLAAEVFKRAGAAPVSLPFSEVYTALEKGVIDAADASAHVNNNASGMYKVAKYPIYPGIHSMAVLQFIVNKKVWDKLGKEGQTALEVWYSSAYDAMRREADLQDQAIAAEQRAGNDITVVDWSTEERAKFREIAVGAWHDFAAKSPLAKEALDAHLKYMRSVGLLKGE; from the coding sequence ATGATCAAGAAATCTTTTATGGCCCTCGCCATCGCGGCGACGGCCCTGACGGCGGCTGCGGACGGCGCGATCGCCAAGACCCTGAAAGTCCAAGCGAGCTCGAAAGCGGGCGACTGGGCTCACCGGTTCATGACCGACGATTGGGCCCCGAAGCTGGGCGAGATGACCGGCGGCAAGGTCGGGATCGAGGTTCTGCCGACCAAGGCCGTGGTGCCGCACCGGGAAACCATCGACGCGGTGGCGAACGGCATTCTCGACGGCGACCTGAACGCGGTCAGCTATTTCTCCGGCCGCGATCCGGCCTTCGCGGTGATCGGCGACCTGATCGCCGGCTACGATACGGTCGACCAGGTCCGCACCTTCTGCATGCATGGCGGCGGCAAGGAGATCCTGCAGAAGCTCTACGACAAGTACACCAAGGGTAAGGTCCATGTCGTCGGCTGCGGCCCCTACGCGAAAGAGGCTTTCGTCTCGACCATCCCGATCAAGACCGTCGCCGACATGAAAGGCGTCAAGGTCCGCTCGCCGGAAGGTCTGGCCGCGGAAGTCTTCAAGCGCGCCGGCGCCGCGCCGGTGTCCCTGCCGTTCTCCGAGGTCTATACCGCGCTGGAGAAAGGCGTTATCGACGCCGCCGATGCCTCGGCCCACGTCAACAACAATGCCTCCGGCATGTACAAGGTCGCCAAGTATCCGATCTATCCGGGTATCCACTCCATGGCCGTGCTGCAGTTCATCGTGAACAAGAAGGTCTGGGACAAGCTCGGCAAGGAAGGTCAGACGGCGCTCGAGGTCTGGTACTCCTCTGCCTATGACGCCATGCGCCGCGAGGCGGACCTGCAGGATCAGGCGATCGCCGCCGAGCAGCGGGCCGGCAATGACATCACCGTCGTCGACTGGTCGACCGAAGAGCGTGCCAAGTTCCGCGAAATCGCGGTCGGCGCCTGGCACGACTTCGCGGCCAAGTCGCCGCTCGCCAAGGAAGCCCTCGACGCGCATCTGAAATACATGCGCAGCGTCGGTCTCCTGAAGGGCGAATAA
- a CDS encoding GntR family transcriptional regulator, translated as MPDGSAGAAGADIPAGKGQRVTAVQQIYAELRAQIVDLVLPPGASISKKDIADRFGVSQTPVREALILLEEEGLVDIFPQSRTVVSYIDVQSAREAHVLRRSVEVEIARILAGKITEIELIDLRAILQRQNAFLKSGDLAAFSAADNDLHRRMYELADLAGLWDIVRARRAHLDRLRNLHLPSKGKARSILREHRRIIDCLELKDPDAAERAVREHLRGTVSATGEIRAHFPEYFG; from the coding sequence ATGCCGGATGGTTCAGCGGGTGCCGCCGGAGCGGATATTCCCGCGGGCAAGGGACAGCGCGTGACGGCTGTCCAGCAGATTTACGCGGAGCTCAGGGCGCAGATCGTCGACCTGGTCTTGCCGCCGGGGGCGTCGATTTCGAAGAAGGATATCGCCGACAGGTTCGGCGTCAGCCAGACGCCGGTTCGCGAGGCCCTGATCCTGCTGGAGGAGGAGGGGCTGGTGGATATCTTCCCCCAGTCCCGCACCGTGGTCTCTTATATCGACGTGCAAAGCGCGCGCGAGGCACATGTCCTGCGGCGAAGCGTCGAGGTCGAGATTGCGCGCATCCTAGCGGGAAAGATCACGGAGATCGAGCTGATCGACCTGCGCGCGATCCTGCAGCGCCAGAACGCTTTCCTGAAATCCGGCGATCTCGCGGCCTTTTCCGCCGCGGACAACGATCTGCACCGCCGGATGTACGAGCTCGCCGATCTCGCGGGCCTTTGGGATATCGTCCGCGCCCGCCGCGCCCATCTCGACCGGCTGCGCAACCTGCATCTGCCGAGCAAGGGCAAGGCGAGGTCGATCCTGCGCGAGCACAGGCGGATCATCGATTGCCTGGAGCTGAAGGACCCGGACGCCGCGGAACGGGCCGTGCGCGAGCATCTGAGAGGCACTGTTTCCGCGACCGGTGAAATCCGCGCGCACTTCCCGGAATATTTCGGCTGA
- a CDS encoding helix-turn-helix transcriptional regulator → MQRLITLNQLLEILQVSRSTAYRLMAQKKLPEPVRICGRTLFRASDIDRFIGGDHA, encoded by the coding sequence ATGCAGAGATTGATTACTCTAAACCAACTCCTCGAGATCTTACAGGTCTCCAGGAGCACGGCATATCGCCTGATGGCTCAAAAGAAGCTGCCAGAGCCGGTACGCATCTGCGGTCGTACGCTTTTCCGTGCCTCGGATATTGACCGTTTCATTGGCGGGGACCATGCGTAG
- a CDS encoding AAA family ATPase — translation MRNKTLEDQLRLIDTTSAWELWRTVEPRFLSERSSILFQLYYRLDPALNAICRIHPQLAEDVRALLDARLDILPKLLTALPADPGEETARFDMRMTIVLYSWVMGVRADLRPGQVNPLAANMLARGLMHFADGLRAPTIVQSSRPRQERSREERQTVAEWKRRRRHLLTMAEGWIRLDPLARAFEALLDYESHQRYRTAAVILSAAGDLSDTSATRDALEQEDRARGGGPALPEPRKTEEGMPGSGAAKLTVLPAYVPRDELQRQGWDRLAKPLPLLGNNPNELKRHLTREFSWMADAVDHIRRDLALGRLRKNASSAIRIRPLLLLGEPGTGKSRFARRFAELAGLPMRTIGCGGNSDNRDLAGTSKGWSTGEPSAVLRAIRDGNCANPMILVDEVEKAGLSRHNGRIVDTLLAMLEPETSRSWYDEYLCTAADLSAVNWILSANSLAGLPEPLLNRVTVVRVTSPNAKQLPAILDSLKTEIANELGVDPFALPEIHPEAERMLEQAFAEGQSIRRIRAALLAAIGASVDGPRMLH, via the coding sequence ATGCGCAACAAGACACTCGAAGATCAGCTGAGGCTGATCGACACCACCAGTGCGTGGGAACTCTGGCGGACCGTGGAGCCGCGGTTCCTCTCTGAACGCTCCTCCATCCTGTTTCAACTCTATTACCGTCTCGATCCGGCCCTGAACGCGATCTGCCGCATCCACCCGCAACTGGCGGAAGATGTTCGGGCACTGCTCGATGCCAGGCTGGACATCCTGCCGAAGCTGCTCACCGCTCTGCCGGCAGATCCGGGCGAAGAGACCGCCCGCTTCGATATGCGGATGACCATCGTGCTCTACAGCTGGGTCATGGGCGTGCGCGCGGATCTCAGGCCGGGACAGGTCAATCCGCTTGCCGCAAACATGCTGGCCCGGGGTCTGATGCATTTTGCCGACGGTCTACGAGCGCCAACAATCGTACAATCGAGCCGTCCCCGCCAAGAGCGCTCCCGAGAAGAGCGGCAGACGGTCGCGGAATGGAAGCGGCGGCGGCGCCATCTTCTCACCATGGCCGAGGGCTGGATCCGTCTCGATCCGCTTGCAAGGGCCTTCGAGGCCCTGCTGGATTACGAGAGTCACCAGCGCTACCGCACGGCAGCTGTGATCCTCTCGGCGGCCGGCGATCTCTCCGACACCAGTGCGACACGCGATGCGCTCGAGCAAGAGGATCGCGCGCGTGGCGGCGGTCCGGCCCTGCCCGAGCCCCGGAAGACCGAGGAGGGCATGCCAGGCAGCGGCGCCGCCAAGCTAACCGTGCTCCCTGCTTACGTTCCTAGGGACGAGTTGCAGCGCCAGGGATGGGACCGGCTGGCGAAGCCCCTGCCTCTCTTGGGCAACAATCCCAACGAGCTCAAGCGTCATCTCACGCGAGAGTTTTCCTGGATGGCGGATGCGGTTGACCATATCCGCCGCGATCTCGCTCTTGGGCGCCTGCGCAAAAATGCGTCCTCCGCGATCCGCATCCGGCCGCTGCTTCTGCTCGGGGAGCCCGGCACCGGCAAGTCCCGGTTTGCCCGACGCTTTGCCGAACTTGCAGGGCTGCCCATGAGGACCATCGGCTGCGGCGGCAACAGCGACAACCGGGATCTGGCTGGCACCTCCAAGGGATGGTCGACGGGCGAGCCTTCCGCGGTTCTTCGTGCGATCCGCGACGGCAACTGCGCGAACCCCATGATCCTCGTCGACGAGGTCGAGAAGGCGGGGCTCTCAAGGCACAACGGTCGTATCGTCGACACTCTGCTGGCGATGTTGGAGCCAGAGACGTCCAGGAGCTGGTACGACGAGTATCTCTGCACCGCCGCCGATCTCTCTGCGGTGAACTGGATCCTCTCGGCGAACAGTCTCGCCGGCCTTCCAGAGCCGTTGCTTAACCGGGTCACCGTCGTGCGGGTTACGTCGCCGAACGCCAAGCAGCTGCCGGCGATCCTCGACAGCCTCAAGACCGAGATCGCCAATGAGCTTGGTGTCGATCCTTTCGCCCTGCCGGAGATTCATCCGGAAGCGGAGAGGATGCTCGAACAGGCCTTCGCCGAGGGTCAGAGCATCCGGCGGATCAGGGCGGCGCTGCTGGCCGCGATCGGGGCGAGTGTCGACGGGCCGCGGATGCTGCATTGA
- a CDS encoding helix-turn-helix transcriptional regulator, whose protein sequence is MKNIDPNRITPSQCRAARALLRWSQNELAERAKVGKQTLADFEREAREPYDRTLADIVAVIEDAGIEFIGTRESGGIGVRFKLMT, encoded by the coding sequence ATGAAAAATATTGACCCTAATAGAATAACCCCATCTCAATGCCGTGCCGCCCGGGCCTTGCTCCGGTGGAGCCAGAACGAGCTCGCCGAGAGGGCGAAGGTCGGCAAGCAGACGCTGGCCGACTTCGAGCGGGAGGCGCGGGAGCCCTACGACAGGACGTTGGCCGATATTGTGGCGGTAATCGAGGACGCTGGGATCGAGTTCATCGGGACAAGAGAGTCAGGTGGAATAGGGGTACGGTTCAAATTGATGACCTGA
- a CDS encoding MFS transporter, whose protein sequence is MTDIARLGAGPHGPTRWQQVKILFGLNALYVGFGLVMGVVNGGLPTVMRAQGMEIGSAGWLYLLYLPFGLTFLWAPFVDRNPVPWISRQLGWIAAMQGVAVSLLVIIAFAEGTALWILFALGLSVAVAIATMDIALDAQAVRSVSENWRPTAAATKLASLSAGAMLGGGAFVAMFSELGWRTVFLLVALLLTGFLAPALVLIPRDEPTGIASGSAPAAGAASLLRLLSVPALRRRLVLLTIACCVLFPASGLNRLMLVDIGVPLQEIGWLVGTLGPLSMLAISIVSIPLMQSIGLQRSLLAFMVLVFAALAALGYGYLEADRMTAIAGAVAIGAAVSGIYVVIAAKILGWAAGSQPATDYAAYYGISRFASTLATIAAAQAVSMLGWDWFYALVAAAMLAATFILYPLTGRET, encoded by the coding sequence GTGACCGACATCGCAAGACTCGGTGCCGGGCCACACGGGCCGACGCGCTGGCAGCAGGTCAAGATATTGTTCGGGCTCAACGCGCTCTATGTGGGGTTCGGATTGGTGATGGGGGTCGTCAATGGCGGGTTGCCCACGGTGATGCGAGCCCAGGGCATGGAGATCGGCTCGGCCGGATGGCTGTACCTGCTTTACCTTCCATTCGGTCTGACCTTCCTTTGGGCACCGTTCGTCGACCGAAACCCAGTTCCGTGGATTTCCCGTCAACTCGGCTGGATCGCTGCGATGCAGGGTGTTGCTGTATCGCTGCTTGTGATCATCGCGTTCGCCGAGGGGACGGCGCTCTGGATCCTCTTTGCTCTCGGGCTGTCCGTTGCAGTCGCGATCGCAACGATGGACATCGCCCTCGACGCGCAGGCGGTCCGGTCCGTCTCCGAGAATTGGCGGCCGACCGCAGCCGCGACAAAGTTGGCGTCTCTGTCGGCCGGAGCCATGCTTGGCGGAGGCGCCTTCGTGGCCATGTTTTCCGAGCTTGGCTGGCGAACGGTGTTTTTGCTCGTCGCCCTACTGCTGACCGGGTTTCTGGCTCCCGCCCTTGTATTGATTCCCCGGGACGAGCCAACCGGCATTGCCTCCGGGAGCGCTCCGGCGGCGGGTGCGGCGAGCCTGTTACGGTTGCTTTCCGTTCCCGCACTGCGCCGGCGTCTGGTGTTGCTGACGATCGCCTGCTGCGTCCTGTTTCCCGCTTCCGGCCTGAACCGGCTGATGCTGGTCGACATCGGCGTGCCTCTCCAGGAAATCGGCTGGCTCGTCGGCACCCTCGGGCCGCTTTCCATGCTGGCGATCTCGATCGTTTCGATCCCGCTGATGCAGTCCATCGGGCTCCAGAGGAGCTTGCTCGCTTTCATGGTTCTCGTCTTCGCAGCCCTCGCGGCCCTTGGCTATGGCTACCTCGAGGCGGACCGCATGACGGCGATTGCGGGCGCTGTGGCGATCGGCGCTGCGGTGAGCGGCATCTATGTCGTCATCGCGGCGAAAATCCTTGGCTGGGCAGCAGGCAGCCAACCCGCGACAGATTATGCCGCCTATTATGGCATCAGCCGGTTTGCCAGCACGCTCGCCACAATCGCGGCGGCCCAGGCGGTGTCCATGCTGGGCTGGGATTGGTTCTACGCCTTGGTCGCAGCGGCAATGCTCGCGGCAACGTTCATTCTTTACCCCCTGACTGGAAGAGAGACATGA